The following proteins are co-located in the Tripterygium wilfordii isolate XIE 37 chromosome 2, ASM1340144v1, whole genome shotgun sequence genome:
- the LOC120012151 gene encoding cytosolic sulfotransferase 12-like produces MTTPETPPLYLRDGHDDHSQECKDVISSLPKEPGWVSTSLPKEPGWVSTFLHQYQGFWYTTWLLPGVIDCQNHFQAQDSDILLVTTPKSGTTWLKAILFTLLNRFSFPPAAKLHPLLTQSPHDLVPFLEIKVYNGKQVPDLSCLTPPRLFATHLPYVSLPESVKKSKCKIVYLCRNPKDTFVSLWHFTNRLRLKESGVNGLEEAFGKFCKGISLNGPFWEHVLGYWKESLDMPERVLFLKFEEMKEEPIMNLRRLAEFIGCSFSEEEKGGGMLLDILKLCSFDNLSNLEVNVTGKLSSGEENKVFFRKGEVGDFGKYLTAEMIEEMDGITEHKLHGTGLKL; encoded by the exons ATGACAACCCCTGAAACTCCACCATTATACTTGAGAGATGGACACGATGATCACTCTCAAGAATGCAAAGACGTAATATCTTCCCTTCCCAAAGAACCAGGCTGGGTCTCAA CTTCCCTTCCCAAAGAACCAGGTTGGGTCTCAACATTTCTCCACCAATACCAAGGCTTTTGGTATACAACTTGGCTGCTGCCAGGAGTCATAGATTGCCAAAACCACTTCCAAGCCCAAGATTCTGACATCCTCCTTGTCACCACTCCCAAATCAGGCACAACCTGGTTAAAGGCAATTCTGTTTACCTTGTTAAACCGGTTTAGCTTTCCACCTGCAGCCAAACTCCACCCTTTGTTAACTCAAAGCCCTCATGACCTAGTCCCTTTCTTGGAGATTAAAGTGTACAATGGCAAACAAGTGCCTGACCTCTCTTGTTTAACACCTCCAAGGCTGTTTGCAACCCACTTGCCATATGTTTCCTTGCCAGAATCAGTGAAGAAATCCAAATGCAAGATTGTGTATCTGTGCAGGAACCCAAAGGACACTTTTGTGTCACTATGGCACTTCACTAATAGGCTTAGGCTTAAGGAGAGTGGTGTCAATGGTCTTGAAGAGGCTTTTGGTAAGTTTTGTAAGGGAATTAGTTTGAATGGACCGTTTTGGGAACATGTATTGGGGTATTGGAAGGAAAGCCTGGACATGCCTGAGAGGGTGTTGTTTTTGAAGTTTGAGGAAATGAAAGAGGAGCCAATTATGAATTTGAGAAGGCTAGCAGAGTTCATTGGGTGCTCATTTTCAGAAGAGGAAAAGGGTGGGGGTATGTTGCTTGATATTCTGAAGCTGTGTAGCTTTGATAATTTGAGCAATTTGGAGGTGAATGTGACCGGGAAGTTGTCGTCCGGGGAAGAGAATAAGGTGTTCTTCCGGAAAGGGGAGGTTGGAGATTTTGGGAAGTATTTGACTGCAGAGATGATTGAAGAAATGGATGGAATTACTGAGCACAAATTGCATGGTACTGGCTTGAAGCTTTag
- the LOC119981394 gene encoding uncharacterized protein LOC119981394 isoform X1, whose amino-acid sequence MVSTEISMVHVGIFLVSPSFTMLLAESEEAFSQGTIGHKPDSKPSDYDKDALNAAWLKLGNDEMKENQNGVLCGFKVNEEETDQSPHMINDNGWTASELHCCMRAVDSTERVENDAKDILAPETHYCVKSKSFEDTAFFMEKGVTDCGLPELLVCYRENSYHDVKDICVDEGGVPLKNKFVFEDVVNDNNTCTFVLPKKNPRIETIEEKLDIDTSIPFVLKSEADKDSNNDFANQCDSKDLMMKGEAKGDARSNSADEVSEEIFSLGDLFSRIDSSAEECNLESTISDPSEVTQQSIQISIEKENEVCPIMVSSSEESDNEREMVNLVTSSLVPIVEKSENSGKEANMGSPAQVSDSEDSANGCVANDVSYNSKVETASITFDFDSSAPTESNKEECPRMSDSEPFQTPNLSSIDDMKSRLVSSQARDSYGETSFSATGPSSGVITYSGPITHSGSLSLRSDSSTTSTRSFAFPVLQTEWNSSPVRMAKADGRRSRKHGGWRQGLLCCRF is encoded by the exons ATGGTGTCCACAGAGATCTCAATGGTCCATGTTGGTATATTTCTGGTTTCACCGTCATTTACTATGTTGCTTGCAGAGAGTGAAGAAGCATTTTCCCAAGGAACCATTGGGCATAAGCCGGATTCTAAACCTTCTGATTATGATAAGGATGCTTTGAACGCTGCGTGGTTGAAGTTGGGAAATGATGAAATGAAGGAAAATCAGAATGGAGTTCTTTGTGGTTTTAAGGTCAATGAGGAAGAAACAGATCAATCACCACACATGATAAATGATAATGGTTGGACTGCATCAGAACTTCATTGCTGTATGAGAGCTGTGGATTCCACTGAAAGGGTGGAAAATGATGCTAAAGATATCTTGGCACCTGAAACTCATTATTGTGTGAAAAGCAAATCATTTGAGGACACTGCTTTTTTTATGGAGAAAGGTGTTACGGATTGTGGTCTCCCAGAACTGTTAGTTTGCTACAGAGAGAACTCTTATCATGATGTCAAGGATATTTGTGTCGATGAGGGTGGTGTGCCTTTGAAGAACAAATTTGTGTTTGAAGATGTTGTCAATGACAATAACACTTGCACATTCGTTCTTCCCAAGAAGAATCCAAGAATCGAAacgattgaagaaaagttggaTATTGACACATCTATTCCCTTTGTGTTGAAATCTGAAGCAGATAAGGATTCCAACAATGATTTTGCCAATCAGTGTGATAGCAAGGATTTGATGATGAAAGGGGAAGCAAAAGGTGACGCACGTTCAAATAGTGCAGATGAAGTATCCGAAGAGATATTTTCACTTGGAGACTTGTTTTCAAGGATAGATTCCAGTGCAGAGGAGTGTAACCTCGAGTCTACCATTAGTGACCCAAGTGAAGTCACACAACAGTCTATTCAG ATCTcaattgaaaaggaaaatgagGTCTGCCCAATCATGGTTTCTTCGTCTGAAGAATCAGATAACGAGAGAGAGATGGTAAACTTGGTAACCTCCTCCCTAGTTCCCATAGTTGAGAAATCTGAAAATAGTGGCAAAGAAGCAAATATGGGAAGCCCTGCTCAAGTTTCCGATTCTGAAGATTCAGCCAATGGTTGTGTTGCCAATGATGTATCTTACAACAGTAAGGTAGAGACGGCAAGCATcacttttgattttgattcttcTGCACCCACAGAGAGCAACAAGGAGGAGTGCCCTCGAATGAGTGATTCTGAGCCTTTCCAGACTCCAAATTTGTCCAGCATCGATGATATGAAGAGTCGGCTAGTTTCTAGCCAAGCTCGAGATAGCTATGGTGAGACAAGCTTCTCTGCTACCGGTCCTTCTTCTGGAGTGATTACTTATTCAGGACCTATAACACATTCTGGAAGCCTCTCTCTGAGATCAGATAGTAGCACAACCAGCACTCGTTCATTTGCCTTCCCCGT ATTGCAGACAGAATGGAACAGCAGTCCAGTTAGAATGGCCAAAGCTGACGGAAGACGTTCTCGGAAGCATGGAGGTTGGAGGCAAGGTCTTCTTTGCTGTAGATTCTAA
- the LOC120015874 gene encoding uncharacterized protein LOC120015874 — protein MDDIWKRAKAFAEEAAKKSQTLTSSSNKIADLVAETAKKSKELAVEASKKADQFKIAALKQADQIQQIKSFSDIIPPQLSSLSIATGASSSSSVPEISDSELRKFGLTEDLRDFVEGFTSSTFQHFPIQDESETSDVPTTASNVRKDLTEWQERHATLVLTTVKEISRLRSELCPRTMKERKFWRIYFTLVSTHVAQYEKEYMEEVKRKAEEQMQDDKVKNAPSAGESEAMEKNPTNKTNESADQDLDAFLLGDLEDSDGGPDDGDGDASFDDDFDKIESLDVEDEKHLKKVPTASG, from the exons ATGGACGACATTTGGAAGCGAGCGAAGGCGTTTGCAGAAGAAGCAGCGAAGAAATCACAAACCCTAACCTCTTCATCGAACAAAATAGCAGATCTAGTTGCCGAGACCGCGAAGAAATCCAAGGAACTTGCTGTCGAGGCGTCGAAGAAAGCTGACCAGTTCAAGATCGCCGCGCTCAAGCAAGCCGATCAGATCCAGCAAATCAAGTCTTTTTCTGACATCATTCCTCCGCagctctcctctctctccattGCTACAGGCGCTTCGTCCTCCTCCTCCGTCCCGGAGATCTCGGACTCTGAGCTTCGGAAGTTTGGCCTCACTGAGGATTTGAGAGATTTTGTTGAGGGATTCACTTCTAGTACATTCCAGCACTTTCCTATTCAAG ATGAATCGGAAACATCTGATGTGCCGACTACGGCATCCAATGTGCGTAAGGATCTTACAGAATGGCAAGAGAGACACGCTACTCTGGTTCTCACTACTGTCAAG GAAATTTCAAGGCTAAGATCTGAATTATGCCCCCGTACTATGAAGGAAAGGAAATTCTGGAGGATATATTTTACACTTGTGAGCACTCATGTGGCTCA GTATGAGAAGGAGTACATGGAGGAGGTTAAGCGTAAAGCTGAAGAGCAAATGCAAGATGATAAAGTGAAAAATGCTCCATCAGCTGGAGAGTCAGAAGCGATGGAAAAGAATCCAACAAATAAAACTAATGAGTCAGCTGATCAGGATTTGGATGCTTTTCTCTTGGGCGATCTTGAAGATAGTGACGGGGGTCCAG ATGATGGGGATGGTGATGCAAGCTTCGACGATGATTTTGACAAGATTGAAAGTTTG GACGTTGAAGATGAAAAACATTTAAAGAAAGTGCCGACTGCTTCTGGTTAG
- the LOC120015855 gene encoding transcription factor BIM2-like isoform X1 — MRGGKSSLEEEAYDDEEFSVRKDGPSSNSTATSNSTHPAKDAKNSDKSNAFRSKHSVTEQRRRSKINERFQILRDLIPYSDQKRDTASFLLEVIQYVQYLQEKVQKYEGSNTGYPEPTKLMPWRNSRWHNPSFVGHPQAIKNSPGPGSEYPVKFDKNNVTVTPNMVDGDPSKAIDRQSELANKGVPLPLALQGNMPAVRSAGVLAHPPYSLVSDTESKECPLRGGMLTQQDELTIEGGTIRISSVYSQGLFEALTQALHSTGVDLSRANISVQIDLGKRANGGLSSGTSAAKDPHNPTSSNVAMTHLKDMRSTEDSDQAQKRLKT; from the exons ATGAGAGGAGGGAAGAGCAGCTTAGAAGAGGAAGCGTATGATGACGAAGAGTTCTCCGTCAGAAAAGATGGACCTTCTTCCAATTCTACTGCAACTTCTAACAGCACTCACCCGGCCAAAG ATGCGAAAAACAGTGATAAATCCAATGCTTTTCGATCAAAACATTCAGTCACTGAGCAACGAAGAAGGAGCAAAATCAATGAGAG ATTTCAGATTTTGAGAGATCTGATACCCTACAGTGACCAGAAAAGAGACACGGCATCTTTTCTGTTAGAG GTTATCCAGTATGTTCAATATCTTCAAGAAAAGGTTCAGAAGTATGAGGGTTCGAACACAGGGTATCCAGAGCCTACAAAGCTGATGCCATGG AGAAATAGTCGCTGGCACAATCCGAGTTTTGTTGGTCACCCACAAGCTATAAAAAACAGTCCTGGTCCAGGGTCAGAGTACCCAGTGAAGTTTGACAAGAACAACGTTACTGTTACTCCCAACATGGTAGATGGTGACCCTAGCAAAGCAATAGATCGCCAATCTGAGTTGGCAAACAAGGGAGTGCCTCTGCCCTTGGCTTTGCAGGGGAACATGCCCGCTGTCAGAAGTGCTGGTGTGCTGGCACATCCTCCTTATAGCCTAGTCTCTGATACAGAATCAAAAGAGTGTCCTCTCCGCGGTGGTATGCTAACCCAACAGGATGAGCTGACAATTGAAGGGGGGACAATTAGAATCTCAAGTGTTTACTCCCAAGG GTTGTTCGAAGCTCTAACTCAAGCTCTACATAGTACTGGTGTAGACCTGTCGCGAGCCAATATCTCAGTTCAGATTGATCTTGGTAAGCGTGCAAATGGAGGACTGAGTTCTGGAACATCTGCTGCTAAG GATCCTCATAATCCCACCTCCAGCAATGTTGCAATGACACATCTCAAGGATATGCGCAGCACGGAGGACTCAGACCAAGCTCAAAAGCGTTTGAAGACGTAG
- the LOC119981394 gene encoding uncharacterized protein LOC119981394 isoform X2, with protein MKFESEEAFSQGTIGHKPDSKPSDYDKDALNAAWLKLGNDEMKENQNGVLCGFKVNEEETDQSPHMINDNGWTASELHCCMRAVDSTERVENDAKDILAPETHYCVKSKSFEDTAFFMEKGVTDCGLPELLVCYRENSYHDVKDICVDEGGVPLKNKFVFEDVVNDNNTCTFVLPKKNPRIETIEEKLDIDTSIPFVLKSEADKDSNNDFANQCDSKDLMMKGEAKGDARSNSADEVSEEIFSLGDLFSRIDSSAEECNLESTISDPSEVTQQSIQISIEKENEVCPIMVSSSEESDNEREMVNLVTSSLVPIVEKSENSGKEANMGSPAQVSDSEDSANGCVANDVSYNSKVETASITFDFDSSAPTESNKEECPRMSDSEPFQTPNLSSIDDMKSRLVSSQARDSYGETSFSATGPSSGVITYSGPITHSGSLSLRSDSSTTSTRSFAFPVLQTEWNSSPVRMAKADGRRSRKHGGWRQGLLCCRF; from the exons ATGAAATTCG AGAGTGAAGAAGCATTTTCCCAAGGAACCATTGGGCATAAGCCGGATTCTAAACCTTCTGATTATGATAAGGATGCTTTGAACGCTGCGTGGTTGAAGTTGGGAAATGATGAAATGAAGGAAAATCAGAATGGAGTTCTTTGTGGTTTTAAGGTCAATGAGGAAGAAACAGATCAATCACCACACATGATAAATGATAATGGTTGGACTGCATCAGAACTTCATTGCTGTATGAGAGCTGTGGATTCCACTGAAAGGGTGGAAAATGATGCTAAAGATATCTTGGCACCTGAAACTCATTATTGTGTGAAAAGCAAATCATTTGAGGACACTGCTTTTTTTATGGAGAAAGGTGTTACGGATTGTGGTCTCCCAGAACTGTTAGTTTGCTACAGAGAGAACTCTTATCATGATGTCAAGGATATTTGTGTCGATGAGGGTGGTGTGCCTTTGAAGAACAAATTTGTGTTTGAAGATGTTGTCAATGACAATAACACTTGCACATTCGTTCTTCCCAAGAAGAATCCAAGAATCGAAacgattgaagaaaagttggaTATTGACACATCTATTCCCTTTGTGTTGAAATCTGAAGCAGATAAGGATTCCAACAATGATTTTGCCAATCAGTGTGATAGCAAGGATTTGATGATGAAAGGGGAAGCAAAAGGTGACGCACGTTCAAATAGTGCAGATGAAGTATCCGAAGAGATATTTTCACTTGGAGACTTGTTTTCAAGGATAGATTCCAGTGCAGAGGAGTGTAACCTCGAGTCTACCATTAGTGACCCAAGTGAAGTCACACAACAGTCTATTCAG ATCTcaattgaaaaggaaaatgagGTCTGCCCAATCATGGTTTCTTCGTCTGAAGAATCAGATAACGAGAGAGAGATGGTAAACTTGGTAACCTCCTCCCTAGTTCCCATAGTTGAGAAATCTGAAAATAGTGGCAAAGAAGCAAATATGGGAAGCCCTGCTCAAGTTTCCGATTCTGAAGATTCAGCCAATGGTTGTGTTGCCAATGATGTATCTTACAACAGTAAGGTAGAGACGGCAAGCATcacttttgattttgattcttcTGCACCCACAGAGAGCAACAAGGAGGAGTGCCCTCGAATGAGTGATTCTGAGCCTTTCCAGACTCCAAATTTGTCCAGCATCGATGATATGAAGAGTCGGCTAGTTTCTAGCCAAGCTCGAGATAGCTATGGTGAGACAAGCTTCTCTGCTACCGGTCCTTCTTCTGGAGTGATTACTTATTCAGGACCTATAACACATTCTGGAAGCCTCTCTCTGAGATCAGATAGTAGCACAACCAGCACTCGTTCATTTGCCTTCCCCGT ATTGCAGACAGAATGGAACAGCAGTCCAGTTAGAATGGCCAAAGCTGACGGAAGACGTTCTCGGAAGCATGGAGGTTGGAGGCAAGGTCTTCTTTGCTGTAGATTCTAA
- the LOC120015855 gene encoding transcription factor BIM2-like isoform X2 encodes MMTKSSPSEKMDLLPILLQLLTALTRPKADAKNSDKSNAFRSKHSVTEQRRRSKINERFQILRDLIPYSDQKRDTASFLLEVIQYVQYLQEKVQKYEGSNTGYPEPTKLMPWRNSRWHNPSFVGHPQAIKNSPGPGSEYPVKFDKNNVTVTPNMVDGDPSKAIDRQSELANKGVPLPLALQGNMPAVRSAGVLAHPPYSLVSDTESKECPLRGGMLTQQDELTIEGGTIRISSVYSQGLFEALTQALHSTGVDLSRANISVQIDLGKRANGGLSSGTSAAKDPHNPTSSNVAMTHLKDMRSTEDSDQAQKRLKT; translated from the exons ATGATGACGAAGAGTTCTCCGTCAGAAAAGATGGACCTTCTTCCAATTCTACTGCAACTTCTAACAGCACTCACCCGGCCAAAG GCAGATGCGAAAAACAGTGATAAATCCAATGCTTTTCGATCAAAACATTCAGTCACTGAGCAACGAAGAAGGAGCAAAATCAATGAGAG ATTTCAGATTTTGAGAGATCTGATACCCTACAGTGACCAGAAAAGAGACACGGCATCTTTTCTGTTAGAG GTTATCCAGTATGTTCAATATCTTCAAGAAAAGGTTCAGAAGTATGAGGGTTCGAACACAGGGTATCCAGAGCCTACAAAGCTGATGCCATGG AGAAATAGTCGCTGGCACAATCCGAGTTTTGTTGGTCACCCACAAGCTATAAAAAACAGTCCTGGTCCAGGGTCAGAGTACCCAGTGAAGTTTGACAAGAACAACGTTACTGTTACTCCCAACATGGTAGATGGTGACCCTAGCAAAGCAATAGATCGCCAATCTGAGTTGGCAAACAAGGGAGTGCCTCTGCCCTTGGCTTTGCAGGGGAACATGCCCGCTGTCAGAAGTGCTGGTGTGCTGGCACATCCTCCTTATAGCCTAGTCTCTGATACAGAATCAAAAGAGTGTCCTCTCCGCGGTGGTATGCTAACCCAACAGGATGAGCTGACAATTGAAGGGGGGACAATTAGAATCTCAAGTGTTTACTCCCAAGG GTTGTTCGAAGCTCTAACTCAAGCTCTACATAGTACTGGTGTAGACCTGTCGCGAGCCAATATCTCAGTTCAGATTGATCTTGGTAAGCGTGCAAATGGAGGACTGAGTTCTGGAACATCTGCTGCTAAG GATCCTCATAATCCCACCTCCAGCAATGTTGCAATGACACATCTCAAGGATATGCGCAGCACGGAGGACTCAGACCAAGCTCAAAAGCGTTTGAAGACGTAG